A window of the Streptomyces sp. NBC_00454 genome harbors these coding sequences:
- a CDS encoding DUF1152 domain-containing protein, whose translation MTALHSNPLFTRLASAERILVAGAGGGFDIYSGLPIALSLMHQGKEVHLANLSFSSLGGLPVEDWVAPDLAAVTPDSSPHQAYFPERTLAQWLKLHGYPSTVYAFPQVGVQPLRAAYRALIDLHHIDAVVLVDGGTDILMRGDEAGLGTPEEDLTSVAALAALDDVAERLVVCVGFGVDAYHGVSHALVLENIAALERDGAYLGAFSIPRATREGALYLDAVAHAQEHTPDHPSIVNGSVAAAVRGAFGDVRFTSRTQDSELFVNPLMSLCFAFELTGLAARCLYLDRIENTHLMRQVSSAISDFREETITRPARTIPH comes from the coding sequence ATGACCGCCCTGCACTCCAACCCGCTCTTCACCCGCCTGGCTTCGGCCGAGCGCATCCTCGTCGCCGGCGCCGGCGGCGGCTTCGACATCTACTCCGGCCTCCCCATCGCCCTCTCCCTCATGCACCAGGGCAAGGAGGTCCACCTCGCGAACCTCTCCTTCAGCTCGCTCGGGGGCCTCCCGGTCGAGGACTGGGTGGCCCCGGACCTCGCGGCCGTCACCCCCGACTCCTCGCCCCACCAGGCCTATTTCCCCGAGCGGACCCTGGCCCAGTGGCTGAAGCTGCACGGCTACCCGTCCACGGTGTACGCCTTCCCCCAGGTCGGCGTGCAGCCGCTGCGCGCCGCCTACCGGGCGCTGATCGACCTGCACCACATCGACGCGGTGGTCCTGGTCGACGGCGGCACCGACATCCTGATGCGGGGTGACGAAGCCGGTCTCGGCACGCCCGAGGAGGACCTGACCAGCGTGGCGGCGCTGGCCGCGCTGGACGACGTAGCCGAACGCCTCGTCGTCTGCGTCGGCTTCGGCGTGGACGCGTACCACGGGGTGAGCCACGCACTGGTGCTGGAGAACATCGCGGCGCTGGAGCGGGACGGGGCGTACCTCGGTGCGTTCTCGATCCCCCGCGCCACCCGCGAGGGCGCGCTCTACCTCGATGCCGTGGCCCACGCCCAGGAGCACACCCCGGACCATCCGAGCATCGTGAACGGCTCGGTCGCCGCGGCCGTCCGCGGCGCCTTCGGAGACGTCCGGTTCACCAGCCGCACCCAGGACAGCGAGCTCTTCGTGAACCCGCTGATGTCGCTGTGCTTCGCGTTCGAGCTGACCGGACTGGCAGCGCGCTGCCTCTACCTCGACCGGATCGAGAACACCCATCTCATGCGCCAGGTGAGCTCCGCGATCTCGGACTTCCGAGAAGAAACGATCACCCGCCCGGCCCGCACCATCCCGCACTGA
- a CDS encoding vitamin B12-dependent ribonucleotide reductase: MTETASSSARGSRAKGTKTAKSGLRIERIHTTPGVHPYDEVSWERRDVVMTNWRDGSVNFEQRGVEFPDFWSVNAVNIVTSKYFRGAVGTPQRETGLRQLIDRIVKTYTKAGEDFDYFTSPADAEIFEHELTYALLHQIFSFNSPVWFNVGTPQPQQVSACFILAVDDSMESILDWYKEEGMIFKGGSGAGLNLSRIRSSKELLSSGGNASGPVSFMRGADASAGTIKSGGATRRAAKMVVLDVDHPDVEDFIATKVKEEEKIRALRDAGFDMDLGGDDITSVQYQNANNSVRVNDEFMTAVENGTEFGLRARMTGEVIETVDAKSLFRKLAEAAWACADPGIQYDGVINNWHTCPESGRITASNPCSEYMHLDNTSCNLASLNLMKFLNDDGKGNQSFDAERFSKVVELVITAMDISICFADFPTQKIGENTRAFRQLGIGYANLGALLMATGHAYDSDGGRTLAASITSLMTGTAYKRSAELAAIVGPYDGYARNAESHKRVMKQHADANAVAPRTEDLDKVIWAAATEAWQDVVRLGEKNGFRNSQASVLAPTGTIGLAMSCDTTGVEPDLALVKFKKLVGGGSMQIVNGTVPQALRRMGYQEEQIEAIVAHIAEHGVVVDAPGLKPEHYSVFDCAMGERSISAMGHVRMMAAIQPWISGAISKTVNMPETATVEEIEEIYFEAWKLGVKALAIYRDNCKVGQPLSAKKKEEEKVEVTAKAEDTIRAAVEKVIEYRPVRKRLPKGRPGITTSFTVGGAEGYMTANSYPDDGLGEVFLKMSKQGSTLAGMMDAFSIAVSVGLQYGVPLETYVAKFTNMRFEPAGMTDDPDVRMAQSIVDYIFRRVALDFLPFETRSALGIHSAEERQRHLDTGSYEPLDEQLDTESLTQSAPLAAVPAVAPKPVAAAVAPVPAPKTAHSNAELVEMQLGVSADAPLCFSCGTKMQRAGSCYICEGCGSTSGCS, from the coding sequence ATGACAGAGACGGCGAGCAGCTCGGCACGAGGTTCCCGCGCCAAGGGGACCAAGACTGCCAAGAGCGGCCTGCGTATCGAGCGCATCCACACCACGCCGGGCGTGCACCCGTACGACGAGGTGAGCTGGGAGCGCCGTGACGTCGTCATGACCAACTGGCGCGACGGCTCGGTCAACTTCGAGCAGCGCGGCGTCGAGTTCCCCGACTTCTGGTCGGTGAACGCGGTCAACATCGTCACCAGCAAGTACTTCCGTGGTGCTGTCGGCACCCCGCAGCGCGAGACCGGTCTGAGGCAGCTGATCGACCGGATCGTGAAGACGTACACCAAGGCCGGCGAGGACTTCGACTACTTCACGTCGCCCGCCGACGCGGAGATCTTCGAGCACGAGCTGACGTACGCGCTCCTGCACCAGATCTTCAGCTTCAACTCGCCGGTGTGGTTCAACGTCGGCACGCCCCAGCCGCAGCAGGTCTCCGCCTGCTTCATCCTGGCCGTCGACGACTCCATGGAGTCGATCCTCGACTGGTACAAGGAAGAGGGCATGATCTTCAAGGGCGGCTCCGGCGCCGGCCTGAACCTCTCCCGCATCCGCTCCTCCAAGGAGCTCCTCTCCTCCGGCGGCAACGCCTCCGGCCCGGTCTCCTTCATGCGCGGCGCCGACGCGTCCGCCGGAACCATCAAGTCGGGCGGCGCCACCCGCCGCGCGGCCAAGATGGTCGTCCTGGACGTGGACCACCCGGACGTCGAGGACTTCATCGCGACCAAGGTGAAGGAAGAGGAGAAGATCCGCGCCCTGCGCGACGCGGGCTTCGACATGGACCTGGGCGGCGACGACATCACGTCCGTCCAGTACCAGAACGCCAACAACTCCGTCCGTGTGAACGACGAGTTCATGACGGCCGTCGAGAACGGCACCGAGTTCGGCCTGCGTGCCCGCATGACCGGCGAGGTCATCGAGACGGTCGACGCCAAGTCGCTCTTCCGCAAGCTCGCCGAGGCCGCGTGGGCCTGTGCCGACCCGGGCATCCAGTACGACGGTGTGATCAACAACTGGCACACCTGCCCCGAGTCCGGCCGCATCACCGCGTCCAACCCCTGCAGCGAGTACATGCACCTGGACAACACGTCCTGCAACCTCGCCTCGCTGAACCTGATGAAGTTCCTCAACGACGACGGCAAGGGCAACCAGTCCTTCGACGCCGAGCGCTTCTCCAAGGTCGTCGAGCTCGTCATCACCGCGATGGACATCTCCATCTGCTTCGCGGACTTCCCGACGCAGAAGATCGGCGAGAACACCCGCGCCTTCCGCCAGCTGGGCATCGGCTACGCCAACCTCGGCGCCCTGCTGATGGCCACCGGCCACGCGTACGACTCGGACGGTGGCCGCACCCTCGCCGCCTCGATCACCTCGCTGATGACCGGTACCGCGTACAAGCGCTCCGCCGAGCTGGCCGCGATCGTCGGCCCGTACGACGGCTACGCCCGCAACGCCGAGTCGCACAAGCGCGTCATGAAGCAGCACGCTGACGCCAACGCCGTCGCCCCGCGCACGGAGGACCTGGACAAGGTCATCTGGGCCGCGGCCACCGAGGCCTGGCAGGACGTCGTCCGTCTCGGCGAGAAGAACGGCTTCCGCAACTCGCAGGCCTCCGTCCTCGCGCCGACCGGCACCATCGGTCTCGCGATGTCCTGTGACACGACGGGCGTCGAGCCGGACCTGGCCCTGGTCAAGTTCAAGAAGCTCGTCGGCGGCGGCTCCATGCAGATCGTCAACGGCACCGTCCCGCAGGCCCTGCGCCGCATGGGATACCAGGAAGAGCAGATCGAGGCGATCGTCGCCCACATCGCCGAGCACGGCGTGGTCGTCGACGCCCCGGGCCTCAAGCCCGAGCACTACTCGGTCTTCGACTGCGCGATGGGCGAGCGTTCCATCTCCGCGATGGGCCACGTCCGCATGATGGCCGCGATCCAGCCCTGGATCTCCGGCGCGATCTCGAAGACGGTCAACATGCCGGAGACGGCGACCGTCGAGGAGATCGAGGAGATCTACTTCGAGGCGTGGAAGCTGGGCGTCAAGGCGCTCGCGATCTACCGCGACAACTGCAAGGTCGGCCAGCCCCTCTCCGCGAAGAAGAAGGAAGAGGAGAAGGTCGAGGTCACGGCCAAGGCCGAGGACACGATCCGCGCGGCGGTCGAGAAGGTCATCGAGTACCGCCCGGTCCGCAAGCGCCTCCCGAAGGGCCGCCCGGGGATCACCACCTCCTTCACGGTCGGTGGCGCCGAGGGCTACATGACCGCGAACTCCTACCCGGACGACGGTCTCGGCGAGGTCTTCCTGAAGATGTCCAAGCAGGGTTCCACCCTCGCGGGCATGATGGACGCCTTCTCGATCGCCGTCTCGGTCGGTCTGCAGTACGGCGTCCCGCTGGAGACGTACGTCGCGAAGTTCACGAACATGCGCTTCGAGCCGGCCGGTATGACGGACGACCCGGACGTGCGGATGGCGCAGTCGATCGTCGACTACATCTTCCGCCGCGTGGCGCTCGACTTCCTGCCCTTCGAGACCCGCTCGGCCCTCGGCATCCACTCCGCCGAGGAGCGTCAGCGTCACCTGGACACCGGTTCCTACGAGCCCCTCGACGAGCAGCTCGACACGGAGTCCCTGACCCAGTCGGCCCCGCTCGCGGCGGTTCCCGCGGTGGCTCCGAAGCCGGTCGCGGCCGCGGTCGCCCCGGTTCCGGCCCCCAAGACGGCGCACTCCAACGCCGAACTGGTCGAGATGCAGCTCGGCGTCTCCGCCGACGCCCCGCTCTGCTTCTCCTGCGGTACGAAGATGCAGCGCGCCGGCTCCTGCTACATCTGCGAGGGCTGCGGCTCCACCAGCGGTTGCAGCTGA
- a CDS encoding ADP-ribosylglycohydrolase family protein, producing the protein MTSDSSPERRYARAMASLRGLAMGDALGSQYFVPVNYPLLKRRELPLGSDPWQWTDDTEMACSVVAVLAEHDRVDQDALASSFAHHHDFDRGYGPAVNRMLRLVREGADWRTLAAELFNGQGSWGNGAAMRVAPLGAWYADDPEQATHQAEISAYTTHQHREAVCGAMAVAAAAALAAAPAGPPKAADLLDGVIALVPRSAVGAGLRRARDMLDYSDATTVAAVLGCGRRTSAHDTVPFALWSAARGLDDYERAFWTTAQVGGDVDTTCAIVGGVLGARGDEVLPAAWLARTEALPAWLPEMAR; encoded by the coding sequence ATGACCTCTGACTCCTCTCCCGAAAGGCGCTACGCGCGCGCCATGGCCAGCCTCCGCGGGCTGGCCATGGGGGACGCCCTGGGCTCCCAGTACTTCGTCCCCGTCAACTACCCGCTGCTCAAGCGGCGCGAGCTGCCCCTCGGCAGCGATCCCTGGCAGTGGACCGACGACACCGAGATGGCCTGCTCGGTGGTGGCCGTGCTCGCCGAACACGACCGGGTGGACCAGGACGCTCTGGCCTCCTCCTTCGCCCACCACCACGACTTCGACCGCGGCTACGGCCCCGCCGTCAACCGGATGCTGCGCCTGGTCCGCGAAGGCGCGGACTGGCGCACGCTCGCCGCCGAACTGTTCAACGGGCAGGGCTCGTGGGGCAACGGCGCGGCCATGCGGGTCGCCCCGCTGGGCGCCTGGTACGCCGACGACCCCGAGCAGGCCACCCATCAGGCGGAGATCTCCGCCTACACGACCCACCAGCACCGCGAAGCGGTGTGCGGAGCGATGGCCGTGGCCGCCGCGGCCGCGCTCGCGGCCGCCCCTGCCGGGCCGCCCAAGGCCGCTGACCTGCTGGACGGCGTGATCGCGCTGGTCCCGCGCAGCGCCGTGGGAGCCGGGCTGCGGCGGGCGCGCGACATGCTGGACTACAGCGACGCGACCACCGTCGCGGCCGTACTGGGCTGCGGGCGGCGCACCAGCGCCCATGACACCGTGCCGTTCGCCCTGTGGTCGGCGGCACGGGGCCTCGACGACTACGAGCGGGCCTTCTGGACCACCGCGCAGGTGGGCGGTGACGTCGACACGACCTGCGCGATCGTCGGCGGGGTGCTCGGCGCGCGCGGGGACGAGGTGCTGCCGGCCGCCTGGCTGGCGCGGACCGAGGCACTGCCGGCCTGGCTGCCGGAGATGGCGCGGTAG
- a CDS encoding arylamine N-acetyltransferase: MWNGDQLDLDAYLARIGWEGGELRADLATLKEVHRAHTGAITFESLDVLFGRPVALDVKAVEDKLVHERRGGYCYEQNLLLAAALERIGFEVSGRGARNRTRGDTLLAVTHAVLVVTVEGEPWLCDAGFGWQGPREPVLLARPGAQAHQGEWVFRVREEAGGVLVLCALREGAWRDLYAFSPQPYHPVDYVVLNHYSSSHPRSSFVGQVIVQYPGDRARLALVGRVLSRLLPDGRVERREVESEGLLALLDREFGLRLPDRDAVELLRIYRAGD; encoded by the coding sequence ATGTGGAACGGCGACCAGTTGGACCTGGATGCCTATCTGGCGAGGATCGGTTGGGAGGGCGGGGAACTCCGGGCGGATCTGGCGACGTTGAAGGAAGTACACCGGGCCCACACCGGTGCGATCACCTTCGAGAGTCTGGACGTACTGTTCGGCCGCCCGGTCGCGCTGGACGTCAAGGCGGTCGAAGACAAGCTCGTGCACGAGCGCCGCGGCGGCTACTGCTACGAGCAGAACCTGCTGCTGGCCGCTGCCCTGGAGCGGATCGGCTTCGAGGTCTCGGGGCGCGGTGCCCGCAACCGCACCCGCGGGGACACCCTTCTCGCGGTGACGCACGCCGTCCTCGTCGTCACCGTGGAAGGGGAGCCCTGGCTCTGCGACGCGGGGTTCGGCTGGCAGGGCCCGCGCGAGCCCGTGCTCCTGGCGCGCCCGGGAGCCCAGGCGCACCAGGGGGAGTGGGTGTTCCGCGTCCGGGAGGAGGCGGGCGGGGTCCTCGTGCTCTGCGCACTGCGCGAGGGAGCCTGGCGCGACCTGTACGCCTTCTCCCCACAGCCCTACCACCCCGTCGACTACGTGGTGCTCAACCACTACAGCTCCTCGCACCCCCGCTCCTCCTTCGTCGGCCAGGTCATCGTCCAGTACCCGGGCGACCGGGCCCGGCTGGCGCTCGTGGGGCGGGTGCTCTCGCGGCTGCTTCCCGACGGGCGGGTGGAGCGCCGGGAAGTGGAGTCCGAGGGGCTGCTCGCCCTGCTCGACCGGGAGTTCGGGCTTCGTCTGCCCGATCGGGACGCGGTGGAACTCCTGCGGATCTACCGCGCCGGGGACTGA
- the lexA gene encoding transcriptional repressor LexA, giving the protein MTTTADSATITAQNRSQSRLEPVHAMNDASLNPEAEPARPARSLPGRPPGIRADSSGLTDRQRRVIEVIRDSVQRRGYPPSMREIGQAVGLSSTSSVAHQLMALERKGFLRRDPHRPRAYEVRGSDQPSSQPTDTTGKPAASYVPLVGRIAAGGPILAEESVEDVFPLPRQLVGDGELFCLKVVGDSMIEAAICDGDWVTVRRQPVAENGDVVAAMLDGEATVKRFKREDGHVWLLPHNAAYQPIPGDEATILGKVVAVLRRL; this is encoded by the coding sequence GTGACCACCACCGCAGACAGTGCCACCATCACTGCCCAGAACCGCTCCCAGAGCCGACTTGAGCCGGTGCATGCCATGAACGACGCAAGCCTGAACCCGGAGGCGGAGCCCGCACGCCCCGCACGCTCGCTGCCAGGGCGACCTCCAGGCATCCGCGCCGACAGCTCCGGGCTCACGGACCGGCAGCGGAGGGTCATCGAGGTCATCCGCGACTCGGTGCAGCGGCGGGGCTACCCGCCGTCGATGCGGGAGATCGGCCAGGCCGTCGGCCTGTCCAGCACGTCGTCGGTCGCACACCAGCTCATGGCCCTGGAGCGCAAGGGTTTCCTGCGCCGTGACCCGCACCGCCCCCGGGCGTACGAGGTACGCGGCTCCGACCAGCCCAGCTCGCAGCCCACGGACACCACCGGGAAGCCCGCGGCCTCGTACGTCCCGCTGGTCGGCCGGATCGCCGCGGGTGGCCCGATCCTCGCCGAGGAGTCGGTGGAGGACGTGTTCCCGCTCCCGCGCCAGCTGGTGGGTGACGGTGAGCTGTTCTGCCTCAAGGTCGTCGGAGACTCGATGATCGAGGCCGCGATCTGTGACGGCGACTGGGTCACGGTCCGCCGTCAGCCTGTCGCGGAGAACGGCGACGTCGTCGCCGCCATGCTCGACGGCGAGGCCACGGTCAAGCGGTTCAAGCGCGAGGACGGCCACGTCTGGCTGCTCCCGCACAACGCCGCGTACCAGCCGATCCCCGGCGACGAGGCCACCATCCTCGGCAAGGTCGTCGCCGTACTGCGCAGGCTCTGA
- the nrdR gene encoding transcriptional regulator NrdR → MHCPFCRHPDSRVVDSRTTDDGTSIRRRRQCPDCSRRFTTVETASLMVIKRSGVTEPFSRTKVISGVRKACQGRPVTEDALAKLGQRVEEAVRATGSAELTTHDVGLAILGPLQELDLVAYLRFASVYKAFDTLEDFETAIAELRVPRSHEECEPGGTASVPVPASAAD, encoded by the coding sequence ATGCACTGCCCCTTCTGCAGGCACCCCGACAGCCGTGTCGTCGACAGTCGGACCACCGACGACGGCACGTCGATCCGCAGGCGCCGCCAGTGCCCCGACTGCTCCCGTCGCTTCACGACGGTGGAGACGGCCTCGCTGATGGTGATCAAGCGCAGCGGGGTGACAGAACCCTTCAGCCGTACCAAGGTCATCTCCGGCGTGCGCAAGGCGTGCCAGGGGCGGCCGGTCACCGAGGACGCCCTCGCCAAACTCGGCCAGCGGGTCGAAGAGGCGGTGCGCGCCACCGGGAGCGCCGAGCTGACCACCCATGACGTGGGTCTGGCCATACTCGGCCCGTTGCAGGAACTCGACCTGGTCGCCTACCTCCGGTTCGCGTCCGTTTACAAGGCGTTCGACACACTCGAAGACTTCGAGACCGCCATCGCGGAACTCCGCGTGCCGCGGTCCCACGAGGAGTGCGAGCCCGGTGGGACCGCTTCGGTCCCCGTGCCCGCCTCCGCCGCCGACTGA
- a CDS encoding MarR family winged helix-turn-helix transcriptional regulator → MRVYGPAEAAALLDAVGPAFGKLRRSVLAEVENPLSPKDMTRTLVLNIVEDGAKAPDGEVTVGAVAERLGVDPSVASRMVADCISSGYLVRAASQRDGRRTILCLSAQGVDLLGRFRAHQRAAFEYVTADWSEPDRLDLARLMVKYVDTIAGLRERGPAGR, encoded by the coding sequence GTGCGTGTTTACGGTCCGGCCGAGGCCGCCGCACTGCTGGATGCCGTCGGTCCGGCCTTCGGCAAGCTCCGCCGCTCGGTACTGGCCGAGGTGGAGAATCCGCTGTCACCGAAGGACATGACGCGCACGCTCGTGCTCAACATCGTCGAGGACGGCGCCAAGGCGCCGGACGGCGAGGTGACGGTGGGGGCGGTCGCCGAGCGGCTCGGCGTGGATCCGTCCGTGGCCAGCCGGATGGTCGCCGACTGCATCTCCAGCGGCTACCTCGTCCGGGCCGCCTCCCAGCGGGACGGCCGGCGCACCATCCTGTGTCTGAGCGCGCAGGGCGTGGACCTGCTGGGCCGCTTCCGGGCGCACCAGCGCGCCGCGTTCGAGTACGTGACGGCCGACTGGTCCGAGCCCGACCGGCTGGACCTGGCCCGGCTCATGGTCAAGTACGTCGACACGATCGCGGGACTGCGCGAGCGGGGCCCGGCCGGCCGCTGA
- a CDS encoding MarR family transcriptional regulator — protein MKPIGYWLNRTDLALTRSMDALLADAGLTRLGWQVLNAVEGGPTAPADVLALLAANAGAETLTGVIESLTADDWLREEPPGALSLTPAGRTRFAAAATRVAAFRERSTKGITPEEYRTAVSVLERIAHNTEAGTGMMPVPASSAIQPLRP, from the coding sequence ATGAAGCCCATCGGATACTGGTTGAACCGCACCGACCTGGCCCTCACCCGCTCCATGGACGCCCTCCTCGCCGACGCCGGTCTCACGCGGCTCGGCTGGCAGGTGCTCAACGCCGTCGAAGGCGGCCCGACGGCGCCCGCCGACGTACTCGCCCTGCTCGCCGCCAACGCCGGTGCCGAAACCCTGACCGGCGTCATCGAATCCCTCACCGCCGACGACTGGCTCCGCGAAGAGCCGCCCGGCGCCCTGTCACTCACCCCCGCCGGCCGCACCCGCTTCGCCGCCGCGGCCACCCGCGTCGCCGCCTTCCGCGAGCGGTCGACGAAGGGCATCACCCCCGAGGAGTACCGCACCGCGGTCTCCGTACTGGAGCGCATCGCCCACAACACGGAAGCGGGGACCGGCATGATGCCGGTCCCCGCTTCGTCAGCTATTCAGCCGTTGCGGCCCTGA
- a CDS encoding YdbC family protein, whose translation MLVKWIRCTVTDRRGFERGQRKWAGLPGEPGFRGQGGGWSRGRQGVAHVFAFWESRSFYDSFMARSHDRLAASQNGTFTDARVTLFDYRFDVKTGFEPRFTDADVVRVAHTRVREGRVDHFALMQEKVWNPAMAGSPGMIRGLFGEAPGREFLVLSMWQAAAEHGKYRQERVERLSLRAQIQADVEALTGDVVDLEPSWTV comes from the coding sequence GTGCTGGTCAAGTGGATTCGCTGCACGGTGACGGACCGACGCGGGTTCGAGCGCGGGCAGCGCAAATGGGCTGGGCTGCCCGGCGAACCGGGGTTCCGGGGACAGGGCGGCGGCTGGAGCCGAGGCCGGCAGGGGGTGGCGCATGTCTTCGCGTTCTGGGAAAGCCGCTCCTTCTACGATTCCTTCATGGCCCGGTCGCACGACCGGCTGGCGGCCTCGCAGAACGGCACCTTCACCGACGCGCGGGTCACGCTCTTCGATTATCGATTCGATGTGAAGACCGGCTTCGAGCCCCGTTTCACCGACGCCGACGTCGTCCGGGTCGCCCATACCCGGGTGCGCGAGGGCAGGGTGGACCACTTCGCCCTCATGCAGGAGAAGGTGTGGAATCCGGCGATGGCGGGCTCGCCCGGCATGATCCGGGGCCTCTTCGGCGAGGCGCCCGGCCGGGAGTTCCTCGTCCTGTCGATGTGGCAGGCGGCGGCCGAACACGGCAAGTACCGGCAGGAGCGGGTCGAGCGGCTCTCGCTGCGCGCCCAGATCCAGGCCGACGTGGAGGCCCTCACCGGTGACGTCGTCGACCTGGAACCCTCCTGGACGGTATGA
- a CDS encoding histidine phosphatase family protein, which produces MVRPRRIVLVRHGESEGNADDSVYEREPDHALRLTRAGREQAADAGVRLRELFEDESISAYVSPYRRTLQTFRELRLDPARVRMREEPRLREQDWGNWQDRDDVRLQKAYRDAYGHFFYRFAQGESGADVYDRVGSFLESLYRSFEAPDHPENVLLVTHGLTMRLFCMRWFHWSVAEFEALSNPGNGEYRVLLLGPDGRYRMDRPFERWTTPEPYDLDG; this is translated from the coding sequence ATGGTTCGACCACGGCGCATCGTCCTTGTCCGGCACGGGGAATCGGAGGGCAATGCCGATGACTCGGTGTACGAGCGGGAGCCCGACCACGCCCTGAGGCTGACCCGCGCAGGGCGCGAGCAGGCCGCCGACGCCGGCGTCCGGCTGCGTGAGCTCTTCGAGGACGAGTCCATCAGCGCGTACGTCTCCCCGTACCGCCGGACCCTGCAGACCTTCCGGGAGTTGCGCCTTGACCCGGCGCGGGTCCGGATGCGCGAGGAGCCGAGACTGCGCGAGCAGGACTGGGGAAACTGGCAGGACCGGGACGACGTACGGCTGCAGAAGGCCTACCGCGACGCCTACGGACACTTCTTCTACCGTTTCGCGCAGGGGGAGTCGGGCGCCGACGTGTACGACCGCGTCGGCTCCTTCCTGGAAAGCCTCTACCGCAGCTTCGAGGCGCCGGACCATCCGGAAAACGTGCTGCTCGTGACCCACGGGCTGACGATGAGACTGTTCTGCATGCGGTGGTTCCACTGGTCCGTGGCCGAGTTCGAGGCCCTCTCCAACCCGGGGAACGGCGAATACCGGGTCCTTCTGCTCGGCCCCGACGGCCGGTACCGGATGGACCGCCCGTTTGAGCGGTGGACCACACCCGAGCCTTATGACCTGGACGGCTAG